In Micromonospora sp. WMMD980, the following are encoded in one genomic region:
- a CDS encoding copper transporter: MINFRYHVVSLTAVFLALAIGLVVGTAALNGPVADSLRENVNGLRKDNSLMRQSVNSMQKQLETEEDFAAEMAEVVLPGKLTDRRVVVVSLPSGRDQTEGVVKMLRTAGADVTGRIDVQDKFINPDSNNNLLELAVTAARPNSAPTTNLPGNGHGVETSSALLANVLLDRPAGSPAVSETDRRTVLQQYATAGYLTPEDKISAPAEAVVLVTGQPYVDKDSAKKDESVVKIADMFDRAGALVIAGMGSAGGNVVAVVRGDPTLSQTISTVDNANTVQGQLVTSLALAEQLSGKKAGQYGVGDNAASRLPKLPQ; this comes from the coding sequence GTGATCAACTTCCGCTACCACGTGGTGTCCCTGACCGCGGTCTTCCTGGCGCTGGCGATCGGCCTGGTGGTCGGCACCGCCGCCCTCAACGGCCCGGTCGCCGACTCGCTCCGGGAAAACGTCAACGGGCTGCGCAAGGACAACTCGCTGATGCGCCAGTCGGTCAACAGCATGCAGAAGCAGTTGGAGACCGAGGAGGACTTCGCCGCCGAGATGGCGGAGGTCGTCCTGCCCGGCAAGCTGACCGACCGCCGGGTGGTGGTGGTCAGCCTGCCCAGCGGTCGGGACCAGACCGAGGGCGTGGTGAAGATGCTGCGCACCGCCGGTGCCGACGTCACCGGCCGCATCGACGTGCAGGACAAGTTCATCAACCCGGACAGCAACAACAACCTGCTGGAGCTGGCGGTCACCGCGGCCCGCCCGAACAGCGCGCCGACGACGAACCTGCCCGGCAACGGGCACGGCGTGGAGACCTCCAGCGCGCTGCTGGCGAACGTCCTGCTGGACCGACCGGCGGGCAGCCCCGCGGTCAGCGAGACCGACCGGCGCACCGTCCTGCAGCAGTACGCCACCGCCGGCTATCTCACCCCGGAGGACAAGATCTCCGCCCCGGCCGAGGCGGTGGTGCTGGTGACCGGCCAGCCGTACGTGGACAAGGACTCGGCGAAGAAGGACGAGTCGGTGGTGAAGATCGCCGACATGTTCGACCGCGCGGGCGCGCTCGTGATCGCCGGCATGGGCTCGGCCGGCGGCAACGTGGTGGCAGTGGTCCGCGGCGACCCGACGCTGTCGCAGACCATCTCCACCGTCGACAACGCCAACACCGTGCAGGGCCAACTGGTCACCAGCCTCGCCCTCGCCGAGCAGTTGAGCGGCAAGAAGGCCGGCCAGTACGGCGTGGGCGACAACGCCGCGTCGCGGCTGCCTAAACTGCCCCAGTGA
- a CDS encoding glycosyltransferase family 4 protein has product MTDASPAPRWPGSVALVLASSTGGVGQHIRSVADGLTEAGASVLVCGPAAAQEQFDFTGAGARFTPVEIPANPTPADARAVTALRRALAETPVDVVHAHGLRAGLVATLARPSVPLVVTWHNAVLAGGLRGAASRLVERVVARSVRVALGASADLVERAAALGAGDARLAPVAAPTLPAPRRRRAAVRAEFGVTGDRPLILSVGRLHPQKRYDVLIDAAARWRIRTPAPVVVIAGSGPAYLPLAARISTARAPVTLLGHRTDVADLLAGADLAVVTSDWEARQLFAQEALRAGVPLVATAVGGLPELVGEGAVLVPPGDVDAVDAAVRELLDDGPRRAELGRRGAARAASWPTEADTVAALADLYAELTPQRAPGTR; this is encoded by the coding sequence ATGACGGACGCCTCGCCGGCACCACGCTGGCCCGGCTCGGTCGCCCTGGTGCTCGCCTCCAGCACCGGCGGCGTGGGGCAGCACATCCGCTCCGTCGCCGACGGGTTGACCGAGGCCGGCGCGTCGGTGCTGGTCTGCGGCCCGGCCGCCGCCCAGGAGCAGTTCGACTTCACCGGGGCCGGCGCCCGGTTCACGCCGGTGGAGATCCCGGCCAACCCCACGCCCGCCGACGCGCGCGCGGTCACCGCGCTGCGCCGGGCGCTGGCGGAGACACCCGTCGACGTGGTGCACGCGCACGGGCTGCGCGCCGGCTTGGTCGCGACGCTCGCCCGGCCCTCCGTTCCGCTGGTGGTGACCTGGCACAACGCCGTCCTCGCCGGCGGGCTGCGGGGTGCCGCGTCCCGGCTGGTCGAGCGGGTCGTCGCCCGGTCCGTCCGGGTCGCGCTGGGCGCCTCCGCCGACCTGGTCGAGCGGGCCGCCGCGCTGGGCGCCGGCGACGCCCGGCTGGCCCCGGTGGCCGCGCCGACGCTGCCGGCGCCGCGTCGTCGCCGGGCGGCGGTACGCGCCGAGTTCGGCGTGACAGGCGACCGTCCGTTGATCCTGTCGGTGGGTCGGCTGCACCCGCAGAAGCGGTACGACGTGCTGATCGACGCCGCCGCGCGGTGGCGGATCCGAACCCCCGCGCCGGTGGTGGTGATCGCCGGCAGCGGTCCGGCCTACCTGCCGCTGGCGGCACGGATCTCCACCGCCCGCGCCCCGGTGACCCTGCTCGGGCACCGCACCGACGTGGCGGATCTGCTGGCCGGCGCCGACCTGGCGGTGGTCACCAGCGACTGGGAGGCCCGCCAGCTCTTCGCGCAGGAGGCGCTGCGCGCCGGCGTCCCGCTCGTGGCCACCGCCGTCGGCGGCCTGCCCGAGCTGGTCGGCGAGGGCGCGGTGCTGGTCCCGCCCGGTGACGTGGACGCGGTGGACGCGGCGGTGCGGGAGCTGCTCGACGACGGCCCGCGCCGCGCCGAGCTGGGCCGCCGGGGTGCGGCCCGGGCCGCGAGCTGGCCCACCGAGGCGGACACCGTGGCCGCGCTCGCCGACCTGTACGCCGAGCTGACGCCGCAACGCGCGCCAGGAACCCGCTGA
- a CDS encoding lipid II flippase MurJ, producing MTKPAPLAAAGRVAGAAALIAVLTVVSRLAGFGRTATFTWTLSTSDLGGAYLVANYVPNFIFEIVAGGALASLVVPLLAGAVEAGDRRTVAATTGALLTWTLSLLVPLAVLVAVFADPLPGLLGHGLSEAQQASGARMLRLFAPQLPLYGVGIVLTGVLQAHRRFAWPVIAPLLSSVTVIAVYLGFTAVEGRLATIGETGRGGELLLAGGTTLGVVVLSLSLLIPMRRLRLPLRPGFRLPADARARVGGLVAVGAVTVAAQQIALAVTLNQVTYGRTADVGVFNLAQTVYFLPWSVLAVPLAVAAYPTLVAARASGDERAYRDTLAPAVRGVVLFSLLGAAALGGAAIPLGHFFFPDPLDARTAAAGIAGFAPGLLGYGLFAILSRALYARGETRSASVATALGWLSVPALAVLLARLMPLADRVLAVTLATSAGMLLLGALLIAAVRRAAGPAALAGVGRAGAAGLLAAAAAAAGGAATARGVAAWAGGTPTTAGALVQGMLSGVVVGVLFLAVAWLTDARDVRPLLAAVARRLRRRRPAGAVDGPPADQHPGDRGDGKEIVSS from the coding sequence GTGACGAAACCGGCACCTCTCGCCGCCGCCGGCCGCGTCGCCGGGGCGGCCGCCCTCATCGCCGTGCTGACCGTGGTCAGCCGCCTCGCCGGCTTCGGCCGCACCGCGACGTTCACCTGGACGCTGTCCACCAGCGACCTCGGCGGCGCCTATCTGGTGGCCAACTACGTCCCGAACTTCATCTTCGAGATCGTCGCCGGTGGGGCGCTGGCCAGTCTGGTCGTACCGCTGCTGGCCGGCGCCGTGGAGGCGGGCGACCGGCGGACGGTGGCCGCCACCACCGGTGCGCTGCTGACCTGGACGCTGAGCCTGCTGGTCCCGCTGGCGGTGCTGGTGGCGGTGTTCGCCGACCCGCTGCCGGGCCTGCTCGGGCACGGCCTCAGCGAGGCCCAGCAGGCGTCCGGGGCGCGGATGCTGCGGCTCTTCGCGCCCCAACTGCCGCTCTACGGCGTGGGGATCGTGCTCACCGGCGTGCTGCAGGCGCACCGGCGCTTCGCCTGGCCGGTCATCGCGCCGCTGCTGTCCAGCGTCACCGTCATCGCGGTCTACCTCGGGTTCACCGCGGTCGAGGGCCGGTTGGCCACCATCGGCGAGACCGGTCGCGGCGGCGAGCTGCTGCTCGCCGGTGGCACCACGCTCGGCGTGGTGGTGCTGTCGCTGTCGCTGCTGATCCCGATGCGCCGGCTGCGACTGCCGCTCCGGCCGGGCTTCCGCCTCCCGGCCGACGCCCGGGCGCGGGTCGGCGGGCTGGTGGCCGTCGGCGCGGTCACCGTGGCCGCCCAGCAGATCGCCCTGGCCGTCACGCTCAACCAGGTCACCTACGGCCGAACCGCCGACGTGGGCGTGTTCAACCTGGCCCAGACCGTCTACTTCCTGCCCTGGTCGGTGCTGGCGGTGCCGCTCGCGGTGGCCGCGTACCCGACGCTCGTGGCGGCCCGGGCGAGCGGCGACGAGCGCGCCTATCGCGACACCCTCGCCCCGGCGGTGCGTGGGGTCGTGCTGTTCAGCCTGCTCGGGGCCGCCGCGCTGGGCGGCGCCGCGATCCCGCTCGGGCACTTCTTCTTCCCCGACCCGCTCGACGCCCGCACCGCCGCGGCCGGGATCGCCGGGTTCGCGCCCGGCCTGCTCGGCTACGGCCTGTTCGCGATCCTCTCCCGGGCGCTCTACGCCCGCGGCGAGACCCGGTCGGCGAGTGTCGCCACCGCGCTCGGCTGGCTGAGCGTGCCCGCGCTCGCGGTGCTGCTCGCCCGGCTGATGCCGCTGGCCGACCGGGTGCTCGCGGTGACGCTCGCCACGTCCGCCGGCATGCTGCTGCTCGGCGCGCTGCTGATCGCCGCCGTGCGCCGGGCCGCCGGGCCGGCGGCGCTCGCCGGGGTCGGCCGGGCCGGCGCGGCCGGGCTGCTGGCGGCCGCGGCGGCCGCGGCGGGCGGCGCGGCCACCGCCCGGGGCGTCGCCGCCTGGGCGGGCGGCACCCCGACGACGGCCGGAGCCCTCGTGCAGGGCATGCTGTCCGGGGTCGTGGTCGGCGTCCTGTTCCTCGCCGTCGCCTGGCTGACCGACGCCCGCGACGTGCGGCCGCTGCTCGCGGCCGTGGCCCGCCGGCTGCGCCGCCGGCGACCTGCGGGCGCGGTCGACGGCCCACCGGCGGACCAGCACCCCGGCGATCGGGGCGACGGAAAGGAGATCGTTTCCTCATGA
- the steA gene encoding putative cytokinetic ring protein SteA, translating into MRLPTLRRTRNAEPGSILGTARLDRRTKRLVGRLRPGDIAVIDHVDLDRVAADSLVAVGVAAVLNAKPSVSGRYPNLGPEVLVAAGIPLLDDLGESIFEQVREGDLVRIEGNTVFLGADPVAHGALQDAETVAKSMADAREGLSVQLEAFAANTMDYLRQERDLLLDGVGVPEIQTEVRGRHCLIVVRGYDYKADLDVLRPYIREFKPVLIGVDGGADALVEAGYTPDMIIGDMDSVTDDVLRCGAEVIVHAYPDGRAPGLARVNGLGVPAITFPAAATSEDLAMLLADEKGASLLVAVGTHATLVEFLDKGRGGMASTFLTRLKVGGKLVDAKGVSRLYRQSISGSSLLLLVLSAVAAMASAVAVSTVGKAYLGVVSEWWDNFVFQLGQLF; encoded by the coding sequence ATGCGTCTACCCACACTGCGCCGGACCCGGAACGCGGAACCGGGCTCGATCCTCGGCACCGCGCGCCTCGACCGCCGGACGAAACGGCTGGTGGGCCGCCTGCGCCCCGGTGACATCGCGGTCATCGACCACGTCGACCTGGATCGGGTGGCGGCCGACTCGCTCGTCGCGGTGGGTGTCGCCGCGGTGCTCAACGCCAAGCCGTCGGTGTCCGGCCGTTATCCCAACCTCGGCCCCGAGGTGCTGGTCGCGGCCGGCATCCCGCTCCTGGACGACCTCGGCGAGAGCATCTTCGAGCAGGTGCGTGAGGGAGACCTGGTCCGCATCGAGGGCAACACCGTCTTCCTCGGCGCCGACCCGGTGGCGCACGGCGCGTTGCAGGACGCCGAGACGGTGGCCAAGTCGATGGCCGACGCCCGGGAAGGCCTGTCGGTGCAGTTGGAGGCGTTCGCCGCCAACACGATGGACTACCTGCGGCAGGAACGCGACCTGCTGCTCGACGGCGTCGGCGTGCCGGAGATCCAGACCGAGGTGCGGGGCCGGCACTGCCTGATCGTGGTCCGGGGCTACGACTACAAGGCCGACCTGGACGTGCTGCGTCCCTACATCCGCGAGTTCAAGCCGGTGCTGATCGGCGTCGACGGCGGGGCCGACGCGTTGGTCGAGGCCGGCTACACGCCCGACATGATCATCGGCGACATGGACTCGGTCACCGACGACGTGCTGCGCTGCGGCGCCGAGGTGATCGTGCACGCCTACCCGGACGGGCGCGCGCCGGGCCTGGCCCGGGTCAACGGCCTGGGTGTGCCCGCGATCACGTTCCCGGCTGCGGCCACCAGCGAGGACCTGGCCATGCTGCTGGCCGACGAGAAGGGCGCCTCGCTGCTGGTGGCCGTCGGCACCCACGCCACCCTGGTGGAGTTCCTCGACAAGGGCCGCGGCGGCATGGCCTCGACGTTCCTCACCCGGCTCAAGGTGGGCGGCAAGCTCGTTGACGCCAAGGGCGTCAGTCGCCTCTACCGGCAGAGCATCTCCGGGTCCTCGCTGCTGCTGCTGGTCCTCTCGGCGGTCGCCGCGATGGCCTCCGCGGTGGCGGTCTCCACCGTCGGGAAGGCGTACCTGGGCGTGGTCTCCGAATGGTGGGACAATTTCGTGTTCCAGCTCGGCCAGCTCTTCTAG
- a CDS encoding site-specific tyrosine recombinase XerD, whose product MTETAPRAGAQPAPALRRAVRSYLDHLTVERGLSGNTLASYRRDLDRYLTTLADAGVTDLAAAGPGEVEAHLARLRAGDDDHPPLAVSSTARAASAVRGLHRFALREGLTGADPGRDVRPPTPSRRLPRALPVDAVLRLLASAGATAATGDAAPRALRDRALLEFLYGTGARISETVGAAVDDLDLDTGTVLLRGKGGRTRLVPVGGYAADAVRAWLVRGRPALLAAGRGTPALFVNARGGPLTRQGAWGVLRAAADRAGLPVDGPDAVSPHTLRHSYATHLLDGGADVRVVQELLGHASVTTTQVYTLVTVDRLREVYATAHPRALS is encoded by the coding sequence CTGACCGAGACGGCGCCACGGGCCGGCGCGCAACCCGCGCCGGCCCTGCGTCGGGCGGTCCGGAGCTACCTGGATCACCTCACCGTCGAGCGCGGGTTGTCCGGCAACACGCTCGCCTCGTACCGCCGGGACCTGGACCGCTACCTCACCACCCTGGCCGACGCCGGGGTGACCGACCTGGCCGCCGCCGGCCCGGGCGAGGTCGAGGCCCACCTGGCCCGACTGCGCGCCGGCGACGACGACCACCCGCCGCTCGCGGTCTCGTCCACCGCCCGGGCCGCCAGCGCGGTCCGCGGCCTGCACCGCTTCGCGCTGCGCGAGGGCCTCACCGGCGCCGATCCGGGCCGCGACGTGCGCCCGCCCACCCCGTCACGCCGGCTGCCCCGGGCCCTGCCTGTCGACGCCGTCCTGCGGCTGCTGGCGTCCGCCGGCGCGACCGCGGCCACCGGCGACGCCGCGCCCCGCGCGCTGCGCGACCGGGCGCTGCTGGAGTTCCTGTACGGCACCGGCGCGCGGATCTCCGAGACGGTCGGCGCGGCCGTCGACGACCTCGACCTGGACACCGGGACCGTGCTGCTGCGCGGCAAGGGCGGCCGGACCCGCCTGGTGCCGGTCGGCGGGTACGCCGCCGACGCGGTGCGCGCCTGGCTGGTGCGCGGCCGCCCGGCCCTGCTCGCCGCCGGGCGGGGCACCCCGGCGCTGTTCGTCAACGCCCGCGGCGGGCCGCTCACCCGGCAGGGCGCCTGGGGCGTGCTGCGCGCCGCCGCCGACCGCGCCGGCCTGCCGGTCGACGGGCCGGACGCGGTCTCCCCGCACACGCTGCGCCACTCGTACGCCACCCACCTGCTCGACGGCGGCGCGGACGTGCGCGTGGTCCAGGAACTGCTCGGCCACGCGTCGGTGACCACCACGCAGGTGTACACGTTGGTCACCGTGGACCGGCTGCGTGAGGTGTACGCCACGGCACACCCGCGCGCGCTCTCCTGA
- a CDS encoding TM2 domain-containing protein translates to MTTPYQQYPQGVSDKSKVVAGILQILLGGFGAGRFYIGDTKTAVIQLVVSLVTCGFGAIWGLVDGILLLVNGGVDGQGRPLRD, encoded by the coding sequence ATGACCACTCCTTACCAGCAGTACCCGCAGGGCGTCTCGGACAAGAGCAAGGTCGTCGCGGGCATTCTCCAGATCCTCCTCGGTGGGTTCGGTGCCGGCCGGTTCTACATCGGCGACACCAAGACCGCCGTCATCCAACTCGTCGTCAGCCTCGTCACCTGTGGCTTCGGCGCGATCTGGGGTCTCGTCGACGGCATCCTGCTCCTGGTCAACGGCGGCGTCGACGGCCAGGGGCGCCCGCTGCGCGACTGA
- a CDS encoding CTP synthase, with protein MAPSARTTRHIFVTGGVASSLGKGLTASSLGNLLTARGLRVVMQKLDPYLNVDPGTMNPFQHGEVFITEDGAETDLDVGHYERFLDRDLSGKANVTTGQIYSAVIAKERRGEYLGDTVQVIPHITNEIKARILGMADPDAEGQVPDVVITEVGGTVGDIESLPFLESIRQIRHDLGRDNCFYLHVSLVPYLAPSGELKTKPTQHSVAQLRSIGIQPDALVLRCDREIPDKVKEKLSLYCDVDREAVTAAPDAPSIYDIPKVLHREGLDAYVVRRLGLSFRDVDWTSWDDLLERVHQPRHTITVALVGKYVDLPDAYLSVSEAIRAAGFGHRARVQLTWVPSDECVTPAGAAAALAGVDGIVIPGGFGVRGIEGKVGTARYARENGIPLLGLCLGLQCMTIEVARHLANLDGANSLEFDEEAVHPVIATMADQEDIVAGRGDLGGTMRLGAYPATLAEGSIVAEAYGSTEVSERHRHRYEVNNAYRDQLTKAGLTISGTSPDGRLVEFVELDRTLHPFFVATQAHPELKSRPTRPHPLFAAFVGAAVTYSEADQLPVNLDGATKKTGRGGAAKATAQ; from the coding sequence TTGGCCCCTTCAGCACGGACGACCAGGCACATTTTCGTCACCGGGGGAGTCGCCTCCTCGCTGGGTAAGGGCCTCACCGCCTCCAGCCTCGGCAACCTGCTGACCGCGCGCGGCCTGCGCGTGGTGATGCAGAAGCTCGACCCGTACCTGAACGTCGATCCCGGCACGATGAACCCGTTCCAGCACGGCGAGGTGTTCATCACCGAGGACGGGGCCGAGACCGACCTCGACGTCGGCCACTACGAGCGGTTCCTCGACCGGGACCTCTCCGGCAAGGCGAACGTCACCACCGGGCAGATCTACTCGGCGGTGATCGCCAAGGAGCGGCGCGGGGAATACCTGGGCGACACGGTCCAGGTCATCCCGCACATCACCAACGAGATCAAGGCCCGGATCCTCGGCATGGCCGACCCGGACGCCGAGGGCCAGGTGCCCGACGTGGTGATCACCGAGGTAGGTGGCACCGTCGGCGACATCGAGTCGTTGCCGTTCCTGGAGTCGATCCGCCAGATCCGGCACGACCTGGGCCGGGACAACTGCTTCTACCTGCACGTGTCGCTGGTGCCCTACCTGGCGCCGTCGGGCGAGCTGAAGACCAAGCCGACGCAGCACTCGGTGGCGCAGCTGCGCAGCATCGGCATCCAGCCCGACGCGCTGGTGCTGCGCTGCGACCGGGAGATCCCGGACAAGGTCAAGGAGAAGCTGTCGCTCTACTGCGACGTGGACCGGGAGGCGGTCACCGCCGCCCCGGACGCGCCGAGCATCTACGACATCCCGAAGGTGCTGCACCGCGAGGGCCTGGACGCGTACGTGGTGCGCCGGCTCGGCCTCTCCTTCCGCGACGTCGACTGGACCAGCTGGGACGATCTGCTGGAGCGGGTGCACCAGCCGCGCCACACCATCACCGTCGCGCTGGTCGGCAAGTACGTCGACCTGCCCGACGCGTACCTGTCGGTGAGCGAGGCGATCCGGGCGGCCGGCTTCGGCCACCGGGCCCGGGTGCAGCTCACGTGGGTGCCCAGCGACGAGTGCGTCACCCCGGCCGGCGCGGCCGCCGCCCTGGCCGGCGTCGACGGCATCGTGATCCCCGGCGGCTTCGGGGTGCGCGGCATCGAGGGCAAGGTCGGCACCGCCCGCTACGCCCGGGAGAACGGCATCCCGCTGCTCGGCCTCTGCCTCGGCCTGCAGTGCATGACCATCGAGGTGGCCCGGCACCTGGCCAACCTCGACGGGGCGAACTCGCTGGAGTTCGACGAGGAGGCGGTGCACCCGGTCATCGCCACCATGGCCGACCAGGAGGACATCGTGGCCGGCCGGGGCGACCTGGGCGGCACCATGCGGCTCGGGGCCTACCCGGCGACGCTGGCCGAGGGCTCGATCGTCGCCGAGGCGTACGGCAGCACCGAGGTCAGCGAGCGGCACCGGCACCGCTACGAGGTGAACAACGCCTACCGGGACCAGCTCACCAAGGCCGGCCTGACCATCTCCGGCACCTCGCCGGACGGCCGGCTCGTCGAGTTCGTCGAGCTGGACCGCACCCTGCACCCGTTCTTCGTGGCCACCCAGGCGCACCCGGAGCTGAAGAGCCGTCCCACCCGGCCGCACCCGCTGTTCGCGGCGTTCGTGGGCGCCGCGGTGACGTACTCCGAGGCCGACCAGCTGCCGGTAAACCTGGACGGCGCGACGAAGAAGACCGGCCGCGGCGGCGCCGCGAAGGCGACCGCCCAGTGA
- a CDS encoding NUDIX hydrolase — protein MSGVEHRYEVTARRDIWSGRIFSVVSDDVTMPGGGTAARDYVRHVGAVAVVALDDAGQVVLIRQYRHPVRRHLWELPAGLMDVSGEDLAAAAARELAEEADLTAGRVDVLVDLHSSPGFSDEVIRVFLARDLADVPADRRHDRSEEEADLQVVRVDLAEAVRMVLAGEITNAPCVAGLLATARARETGFAELRRPEAPLPR, from the coding sequence GTGAGCGGTGTGGAGCACCGGTACGAGGTGACCGCGCGCCGCGACATCTGGTCCGGCCGGATCTTCTCGGTGGTCAGCGACGACGTGACGATGCCCGGCGGCGGCACCGCGGCCCGCGACTACGTCCGACACGTGGGTGCGGTGGCCGTGGTGGCGCTCGACGACGCCGGTCAGGTGGTGCTGATCCGGCAGTACCGGCACCCGGTCCGCCGGCACCTGTGGGAGCTGCCCGCCGGGCTGATGGACGTCAGCGGTGAGGACCTGGCCGCCGCGGCGGCGCGGGAGTTGGCCGAGGAGGCCGATCTGACCGCGGGCCGTGTCGACGTGCTCGTCGACCTGCACAGCTCGCCCGGTTTCTCGGACGAGGTGATCCGGGTCTTCCTGGCCCGTGACCTCGCCGACGTGCCCGCCGACCGGCGGCACGACCGCAGCGAGGAGGAGGCCGACCTCCAGGTGGTCCGCGTCGACCTCGCCGAGGCGGTCCGGATGGTGCTGGCCGGTGAGATCACCAATGCGCCCTGCGTGGCCGGGCTGCTCGCCACCGCCCGGGCCCGGGAGACCGGCTTCGCCGAGCTGCGCCGCCCGGAGGCGCCGCTGCCCCGCTGA
- the ald gene encoding alanine dehydrogenase → MKVGIPREVKNHEYRVAITPAGVNEFTRHGHEVFVEAGAGVGSSITDDEFAAAGAKILATADEVWETAELVLKVKEPIAEEYHRMREGQVLFTYLHLAASRECTDALVDRKVTGIAYETVELPDRSLPLLAPMSEVAGRLAPQVGAFYMMRTGGGRGVLPGGVSGVYAAKTVVIGAGVSGLNAAAIALGLQSEVLLLDKNVARLRSADAIYRGHLQTVASNAYEIERAVLDADLVIGAVLVPGAKAPKLISNELVSRMKPGSVLVDIAIDQGGCFEDSRPTTHADPVYKVHDSIFYCVANMPGAVPNTSTYALTNVTLPYALELANQGWRAALRSDPALALGLNTHDGKVVYGPVAEAHGMDVLPLAEVLS, encoded by the coding sequence GTGAAGGTCGGAATCCCCCGCGAGGTCAAGAACCACGAGTACCGGGTGGCGATCACGCCGGCGGGCGTCAACGAGTTCACCCGCCACGGCCACGAGGTCTTCGTCGAGGCGGGCGCCGGTGTCGGGTCCAGCATCACCGACGACGAGTTCGCCGCCGCCGGCGCGAAGATCCTGGCCACCGCCGACGAGGTCTGGGAGACCGCCGAGCTGGTACTCAAGGTCAAGGAGCCGATCGCCGAGGAGTACCACCGGATGCGCGAGGGGCAGGTGCTCTTCACCTACCTGCACCTGGCCGCCTCCCGCGAGTGCACCGACGCGCTCGTCGACCGGAAGGTCACCGGCATCGCCTACGAGACCGTCGAGCTGCCCGACCGGTCGCTGCCGCTGCTCGCCCCGATGTCCGAGGTGGCCGGCCGGCTCGCCCCGCAGGTCGGCGCGTTCTACATGATGCGCACCGGCGGTGGCCGGGGCGTGCTGCCCGGCGGCGTCTCCGGCGTCTACGCGGCCAAGACCGTGGTCATCGGCGCCGGCGTGTCCGGCCTGAACGCCGCCGCCATCGCGCTCGGCCTGCAGTCCGAGGTGCTGCTGCTGGACAAGAACGTGGCCCGGCTGCGCTCCGCCGACGCCATCTACCGGGGCCACCTGCAGACCGTCGCCTCCAACGCGTACGAGATCGAGCGGGCCGTGCTCGACGCGGACCTGGTCATCGGCGCGGTGCTGGTGCCCGGCGCGAAGGCCCCGAAGCTGATCTCCAACGAGCTGGTCTCCCGGATGAAGCCGGGCAGCGTGCTCGTCGACATCGCCATCGACCAGGGTGGCTGCTTCGAGGACTCGCGCCCGACCACGCACGCCGACCCGGTCTACAAGGTGCACGACTCGATCTTCTACTGCGTGGCGAACATGCCCGGCGCGGTGCCGAACACCAGCACCTACGCGCTGACCAACGTCACCCTGCCGTACGCCCTCGAACTGGCCAACCAGGGCTGGCGGGCGGCGCTGCGCAGCGACCCGGCGCTGGCGCTGGGCCTGAACACCCACGACGGCAAGGTGGTCTACGGCCCGGTCGCCGAGGCGCACGGCATGGACGTGCTGCCGCTGGCCGAGGTGCTGAGCTGA